A region of the Oceanihabitans sp. IOP_32 genome:
AAGAATCGGCTATTAAACTTCCTTATAAACAACCACTAATGCTTCATAGTCGTTACACCAGAGACCAAATTTTAACAGCATTTAGATTTAGTAGTTTCGAAAAAAAATCTTCAAATAGAGAAGGTACCGCTGAAAATAAAGAACTAAATACAGAGTTATTATTCATTAATCTTATAAAATCAGAAGAAGATTTTTCACCAACAACCATGTACGATGATTATGCTGTAAATGAATTATTATTTCATTGGCAAACTCAAAATACTGCAAGACCAGATTTAGGTAAAGGACTCTCCTATGTTAATCATAAAAAAAACAAAAAACGAATACTATTATTTGTACGTGAAAAAGCAAAAAATGAATACGGTAATAGTTTAGGTTATGTTTTTATCGGTGAAGGCGAATTAAAAAATTATTATGGATCTAAACCAATGAGCATAAATTGGGAGCTTCAAGAACCCATGCCTCACTATTTATGGAAAGATGCCGCTAAACTAGCAATTGGTTAAACTTTAAGAAACTAAAACCTAATCGGGCTTTATTTCCAGTAATTTCGATATAGAAATTAAAATTTATTAAGCCCACACTCCTAGCCACGGGCATTCCGCATAAACTCTTCAGCCTTTTCTACCATATTTTTACTACCGCAAATAAAGGGTACACGCTGGTGTAATGTGGTAGGCACCACATCTAAAGTACGGGTAAAACCATCGCTAGATTTTCCGTTAGCCTGTTCTGCCAGAAAAGCCATGGGATTACATTCGTACAATAATCGTAATTTTCCGTTAGGGTTTTTCGAGCTCTGCGGATATAAATAAATACCGCCTTTAATCATATTTCTATGAAAATCTGAAACCAAAGACCCTATATATCTACTCGTGTAGGGCCTGTCACCCTCCTCCTGCTGGCAATATTTAATATAATCTTTTATGCCTTGCGGAAAATGAATATAATTCCCTTCATTTACAGAATAAATAGAACCATCTTCGGGAAATTGCATATTGGGATGCGACAAGTAAAACGACCCTATAGCAGGATTTAAAGTAAAACCATTCACACCATGGCCAGTGGTATATACAAGCATTGTTGAGGTGCCATAAACCACGTAACCCGCAGCTACCTGCTCACTTCCTTTTTGTAAAAAATCTTCTAATGTAACGGGGGTTCCCACAGGTGTTACACGCCTGTAAACCGAAAAAATAGTTCCTACAGAGACATTTACGTCAATATTTGAAGAACCATCTAAGGGATCAATTAAAACAATATATTTGTTTTGGTTGTTTTCATCTTGGCTGTTTATAGAAACAAAATCGTCTTCTTCTTCACTGGCAATACCACAAACAATATTTCTTTTGGTTAGTGCTTGTATAAACTTTTCGTTGGCATAAACATCCAGCTTCTGCTGGTCTTCACCTTGTATATTAGTATCGCCCACCGCACCAATAATATCAACTAATCCCGCTTTATTTACTTCGTGATTTACAACTTTGGCAGCCAATCGTATCGAGTTAATAAGCCGAGATAACTCGCCAGAACTGTACTTAAACGAGGCCTGATTTTCAATAATAAACTCACCTAAAGTTTGATTTTTTCGAGACATGAAAACGGATTTTTAGTTCCACAAATATCAATTATTTTTATCTAACTACAAGGTTTTCGTAGAAGATTAATGTATTTTAGTTTTTAACTTTAAACTATATTTGAGCCTAATTTAATAAAATGGACTATAATATAAGAACCGCCACCAAACATGATATGATTCGCGTGTTTGAATTAATAAAGGAACTCGCGCTTTTTGAAAAAGAAGCTGATGCTGTAGAAATTACAGTAGAGGATTTGCAAAAAGATGGTTTTTCAGAAAATCCGAAATTTCATTGTTTTGTTGCAGAAGTAAACCATAAAGTAGAAGGAATTGCCTTAATTTTTAATCGCTATTCTACATGGAAAGGTCCTGTTATACATCTTGAAGACTTAGTGGTAAGTGAAAAAATGAGAGGCACGGGATTAGGCACTGCACTTTTAGATGAGGTCGTTAAATACGGTGCTCAGTTGGGGGTTAAACGCATAAGTTGGGAAGTATTAGATTGGAACGAACCTGCCATAACTTTTTATGAAAAAAAAGGTGCCGATGTAAAACGCGATTGGAACGTGGTGCATTTAAACGAACAAGGCATTAAGACCTATATTGCTCAGTTAAAATAAACTCTCATTATCTTGTTAAACCATTTAGTATGGTAAACAAGTCACTTAAAAACACAACATATCAATACCTTAAAACATGCAAGTATTTAAATTTGGTGGGGCATCGGTTAAAGATGCTAACGGTGTAAAAAACTTAGCAGCTTTATTGCAAAAAGTGGGGTATACCGATACACTTATTGTCGTATCTGCCATGGGAAAAACTACCAATGCGCTCGAGCTTGTTTTAAAAAACTATTTTGAAAACAACGCCGAATTACAAAGCGCTATTCAAGAGGTTAAAAAATTTCACAATCAAATTATACTAGATTTATTCGACGACGAGAACCACTCTATCTTTAATGATGTAGCCTTACTTTTTAACGAATTAAATAGTTTTTTAAAAACAAACAAATCTCCTGATTACAGCTTTGTGTACGACCAAACCGTAGGTTTTGGAGAGTTAATTTCCACTACTATAATTAGCGCCTATTTAAATACCATAGGCATAAAAAACAACTGGGTTGATGTTAGAAACCATATAAAAACCGACAATTATTACAGGCGAGCTCATGTTAACTGGGAAGCGACTC
Encoded here:
- a CDS encoding GNAT family N-acetyltransferase; protein product: MDYNIRTATKHDMIRVFELIKELALFEKEADAVEITVEDLQKDGFSENPKFHCFVAEVNHKVEGIALIFNRYSTWKGPVIHLEDLVVSEKMRGTGLGTALLDEVVKYGAQLGVKRISWEVLDWNEPAITFYEKKGADVKRDWNVVHLNEQGIKTYIAQLK
- the fbp gene encoding class 1 fructose-bisphosphatase, which produces MSRKNQTLGEFIIENQASFKYSSGELSRLINSIRLAAKVVNHEVNKAGLVDIIGAVGDTNIQGEDQQKLDVYANEKFIQALTKRNIVCGIASEEEDDFVSINSQDENNQNKYIVLIDPLDGSSNIDVNVSVGTIFSVYRRVTPVGTPVTLEDFLQKGSEQVAAGYVVYGTSTMLVYTTGHGVNGFTLNPAIGSFYLSHPNMQFPEDGSIYSVNEGNYIHFPQGIKDYIKYCQQEEGDRPYTSRYIGSLVSDFHRNMIKGGIYLYPQSSKNPNGKLRLLYECNPMAFLAEQANGKSSDGFTRTLDVVPTTLHQRVPFICGSKNMVEKAEEFMRNARG